Proteins encoded together in one Xenopus laevis strain J_2021 chromosome 6L, Xenopus_laevis_v10.1, whole genome shotgun sequence window:
- the LOC121394773 gene encoding LOW QUALITY PROTEIN: oocyte zinc finger protein XlCOF6-like (The sequence of the model RefSeq protein was modified relative to this genomic sequence to represent the inferred CDS: substituted 1 base at 1 genomic stop codon): protein MKAEHSSELPKPETDWESGTRSGDCLTRLDGFICSKCGETFTVNSHLLTHLCGKHERIYSREKLYSCTECRRTFTTDTELQSHQMIYMERDPFTCTECGKSFSERGNLKCHHKTHTGEKPFTCMECGKCFSVKSSLKHHYKAHITEKAVRCTECGKEFTSKYYLNVHKRLHTGEKPFTCTQCGKCFSDKSALKYHHKTHTGEKPFACTECGKSFTEKSILQKHQRTHTGEKPFTCTECGKSYSAMSTLECHRRTHTGEKPFTCTECGKSFTEKSILRKHHKTHTGEKPFTCTECGKSFTEKSILRKHQITHTGEKPFTCTECGKCFSDKTALKYHHKTHTGEKPFACTECGKSFTDKSILRNHQRTHTGEKPFTCTECGKSYSAMSTLKCHRRTHTGEKPFTCTECGKSFTEKSILRKHHKTHTGEKPFTCTECGKSFTHKSILQKHQRTHTGEKPFTCTECGKCFSDKTAIKYHRITHTGEKPFTCTEXREQRFPFKTTLNKHTIDAWEEPYMGR, encoded by the coding sequence ATGAAGGCTGAGCACAGTTCTGAACTGCCCAAACCAGAGACTGACTGGGAGTCCGGCACAAGATCTGGCGATTGCTTAACGAGACTCGATGGTTTTATCTGCAGTAAATGTGGTGAAACCTTCACTGTGAATAGTCATCTTCTCACCCACCTCTGTGGGAAACACGAGAGAATCTACTCCAGAGAGAAACTATACAGCTGTACAGAATGTCGGAGAACCTTCACTACAGACACAGAACTCCAATCTCACCAAATGATTTACATGGAAAGGGAcccattcacctgtacagaatgtgggaaatctTTTTCTGAAAGGGGCAATCTTAAATGCCACCACAAAactcacactggagagaaaccattcacctgtatggaatgtgggaaatgtttttctgtaAAGAGTTCCCTTAAGCACCACTACAAAGCTCACATTACAGAGAAAGCAGTCCGTTGTACAGAATGCGGGAAAGAGTTTACTTCAAAGTATTACCTGAATGTACACAAAAGActtcacactggagagaaaccattcacctgtacacaatgtgggaaatgtttttctgaTAAGAGCGCGCTTAAATACCACCACAAAactcacactggagagaaaccttttgcctgtacagaatgtgggaagagTTTTACTGAAAAAAGTATACTTCAAAAGCACCAAAGAACTCACACTGgtgagaaaccattcacctgtacagaatgtgggaaatctTATTCAGCAATGAGCACTCTTGAATGCCACCGCAGAACTCACACCGGAGAGAAACCATTTACCTGTACCGAATGTGGGAAGAGttttactgaaaaaagtattCTACGAAAGCACCATAAAactcacactggagagaaaccattcacctgtaccgAATGTGGGAAGAGTTTTACTGAAAAAAGTATACTTCGAAAGCACCAAAtaactcacacaggagagaaaccattcacctgtacagaatgtgggaaatgtttttctgaTAAGACTGCACTTAAATACCACCACAAAactcacactggagagaaaccgtttgcctgcacagaatgtgggaagagTTTTACTGATAAAAGTATACTTCGAAACCACCAAAGAACTCACACTGgtgagaaaccattcacctgtacagaatgtgggaaatctTATTCTGCAATGAGCACCCTTAAATGCCACCGCAGAactcacactggagagaaaccattcacctgtaccgAATGTGGGAAGAGTTTTACTGAAAAAAGTATACTTCGGAAGCACCACAAAACTCACaccggagagaaaccattcacctgtaccgAATGTGGGAAGAGTTTTACTCATAAAAGTATTCTTCAAAAGCACCAAagaactcacacaggagagaaaccattcacctgtactgaatgtgggaaatgtttttctgaTAAGACCGCAATTAAATACCACCGCATAactcacactggagagaaaccattcacctgtacagaatgaCGGGAACAAAGGTTTCCTTTTAAAACAACTCTTAACAAACATACAATAGATGCTTGGGAGGAACCTTATATGGGTCGCTGA